The following proteins come from a genomic window of Girardinichthys multiradiatus isolate DD_20200921_A chromosome 8, DD_fGirMul_XY1, whole genome shotgun sequence:
- the LOC124872124 gene encoding excitatory amino acid transporter 1-like, which translates to MQRIREGIHIRTMKAKRKVEEISKEDVQAFLKKNAFVLFTVGAVIVGIILGFALRPYRMSYREVKYFSFPGEVLMRMLQMLVLPLLVSSLITGMAALDSKASGKMGMRAVIYYMTTTIIAVFIGIIIVLIIHPGKGSKDEFGKQQTIEQVSPADAFLDLIRNMFPPNLVQACTQQFKTKYGRRKVHVTVTVNDTLFNSTNGTQEVMEITREEVIPVPGQVNGVNALGLVVFSMCFGLIIGNMKEQGQLLRDFFDSLNEAIMSLVAIIMWYAPIGILFLIAGKIVEMDDLTQMGGQLGMYTITVIIGLLIHGVLILPMLYFVITRQNPFIFIAGLLQALVTALGTSSSSATLPVTFKCLEENNKIDKRITRFVLPVGATINMDGTALYEALAAIFIAQVNNMEMNFGQIITISITATAASIGAAGIPQAGLVTMVIVLTSVGLPTDDITLIIAVDWFLDRLRTTTNVLGDSIGAGIVEFLSRHELRSKDVEMGNSVLEEKERKKPYKLISQDSDLENDKRTHSESNM; encoded by the exons ATGCAGCGGATCAGGGAAGGTATCCACATTCGGACCATGAAGGCCAAGAGGAAAGTGGAGGAGATTTCTAAAGAAGATGTCCAGGCCTTCCTGAAGAAGAATGCCTTTGTTCTCTTCACAGTTGGAGCAGTAATTGTAG GAATCATCCTGGGATTCGCTCTGCGTCCGTACAGGATGAGCTACCGGGAAGTGAAGTACTTCTCCTTTCCTGGAGAGGTTCTGATGAGGATGCTGCAGATGCTGGTCCTGCCTCTGCTCGTCTCCAGCCTGATAACAG ggATGGCAGCTCTGGACAGCAAAGCTTCAGGAAAGATGGGCATGAGAGCGGTGATTTACTACATGACCACGACCATCATCGCAGTCTTCATCGGGATAATCATCGTCCTCATCATCCATCCAGGAAAAGGCTCCAAAGATGAGTTTGGGAAACAGCAGACCATCGAACAAGTCAGCCCTGCTGACGCCTTCTTAGATCTGATCAG aaatatgTTCCCACCAAACCTGGTCCAAGCCTGCACACAGCAG ttCAAAACCAAATACGGAAGGCGAAAGGTCCATGTGACAGTTACAGTGAACGACACCCTCTTCAACTCCACAAACGGCACCCAGGAGGTCATGGAAATCACCAGGGAGGAAGTGATCCCGGTACCTGGTCAGGTGAACGGGGTCAATGCTCTCGGGTTGGTGGTCTTCTCCATGTGCTTTGGTCTAATAATTGGCAACATGAAGGAGCAGGGTCAGCTCCTGAGAGACTTCTTTGACAGCCTCAATGAAGCCATCATGAGCCTGGTTGCCATCATCATGTG GTACGCTCCGATCGGTATCCTGTTTCTAATTGCAGGAAAGATCGTGGAGATGGATGATCTGACGCAGATGGGTGGACAGCTGGGCATGTACACCATCACAGTCATCATTGGGCTGCTGATTCATGGCGTTTTGATTCTGCCCATGCTTTATTTTGTCATCACTCGACAGAATCCCTTCATCTTCATTGCTGGGCTCCTGCAAGCTCTGGTCACAGCTTTGGGAACATCTTCCAG CTCTGCAACGCTGCCCGTCACGTTTAAATGTCTGGAAGAGAACAACAAGATCGATAAGCGGATCACGCGGTTTGTGCTCCCAGTTGGTGCCACCATCAACATGGATGGAACGGCTCTGTATGAGGCGCTGGCGGCCATCTTCATCGCTCAAGTCAACAATATGGAGATGAACTTTGGTCAAATCATCACCATCAG CATCACAGCGACTGCAGCCAGCATTGGAGCTGCTGGTATCCCCCAGGCGGGCCTGGTCACCATGGTTATTGTTCTGACCTCTGTTGGACTTCCTACTGATGACATCACTCTGATCATTGCAGTTGATTGGTTCCT GGACCGTCTTCGTACCACCACCAACGTCCTGGGAGACTCAATCGGAGCTGGAATCGTGGAGTTCCTGTCCCGACATGAGCTGCGCAGCAAAGATGTGGAGATGGGGAACTCTGTGTTGGAGGAGAAGGAGAGGAAGAAACCTTACAAGCTCATCTCCCAGGACAGTGACTTAGAAAACGACAAACGCACTCACAGCGAGTCCAACATGTAG